One Chromobacterium paludis genomic window carries:
- the ribD gene encoding bifunctional diaminohydroxyphosphoribosylaminopyrimidine deaminase/5-amino-6-(5-phosphoribosylamino)uracil reductase RibD, translating to MMEYSADDYVFMQRALRLAEGATRRAAPNPGVGCVLVRDGAVIGEGATLAVGSDHAEIQAIKDCLARGDSPRGATAYVTLEPCSHHGRTPPCAERLIKEGISRVAAAMVDPYHEVAGRGIAMLRAAGIDATAGLMEAEARRVHRGFLSRVERGRPWVTLKAAATLDGKTALLNGVSKWITGPQARLDVQRLRAAHCAILTGSGTVLADDPQLTVRDFPVAVQPWRVVLDGDLRADPASRVYQGGRALLATCVADEARLEPFRARGVEALVVGRRDGKADLADLLTQLAGRGVNELMIEAGAGLNGALLRAGLVDEIVLYLAPSLAGDAARGLFAWPALESLTDKIRLDIADARKVGADLRLSLRPQPAA from the coding sequence ATGATGGAATACAGCGCCGACGACTATGTGTTCATGCAGCGCGCGCTGCGCCTGGCCGAGGGGGCGACGCGGCGCGCCGCGCCCAATCCCGGCGTGGGCTGCGTGTTGGTGCGCGACGGCGCGGTCATAGGCGAGGGCGCGACCCTGGCCGTCGGCTCCGATCACGCGGAAATCCAGGCGATCAAGGACTGCCTGGCGCGCGGCGACAGTCCGCGCGGCGCCACCGCCTATGTCACCCTGGAACCGTGCAGCCATCACGGCCGCACGCCCCCCTGCGCCGAGCGTTTGATCAAGGAAGGCATAAGCCGCGTGGCGGCGGCCATGGTCGACCCTTATCATGAGGTGGCCGGGCGCGGCATCGCCATGCTGCGGGCGGCGGGCATAGACGCAACCGCCGGCTTGATGGAGGCGGAGGCTCGCCGCGTGCATCGCGGCTTCCTGTCGCGCGTGGAGCGCGGCCGGCCCTGGGTGACGCTGAAGGCCGCCGCCACGCTGGACGGCAAGACCGCGCTGCTCAACGGCGTGAGCAAGTGGATCACCGGGCCGCAGGCGCGGCTGGACGTGCAGCGGCTGCGCGCCGCGCATTGCGCCATCCTCACCGGCAGCGGCACGGTGCTGGCCGATGATCCGCAGCTGACGGTGCGCGACTTCCCCGTGGCGGTGCAACCCTGGCGCGTGGTGCTGGACGGCGATCTGCGCGCCGATCCGGCCAGCCGCGTTTATCAGGGCGGGCGCGCTTTATTGGCCACTTGCGTGGCGGACGAGGCGCGGCTGGAACCGTTCCGCGCGCGCGGAGTGGAGGCGCTGGTGGTTGGGCGTCGAGACGGCAAGGCGGACCTGGCGGACTTGTTGACGCAGCTGGCGGGCCGCGGCGTCAATGAATTGATGATAGAGGCGGGCGCCGGACTGAACGGCGCCCTGCTGCGTGCCGGGCTGGTGGACGAGATCGTGCTGTACTTGGCGCCGTCGCTGGCCGGCGATGCGGCGCGCGGACTGTTCGCCTGGCCTGCGCTGGAAAGTCTGACGGACAAGATCAGGCTGGACATCGCCGACGCGCGCAAGGTGGGGGCGGATCTGCGGCTGAGTCTGCGTCCGCAGCCTGCGGCATAG
- the nrdR gene encoding transcriptional regulator NrdR codes for MKCAFCGNPDTQVIDSRVSEDGSSIRRRRRCPACDKRFTTFETADVRMPQVVKAAGHRSEFDIEKVRTSFLRALHKRPVSTTLVDEAIDRICHKLLQLGEREVSSRQIGEMVMNELARLDKVAYVRFASVYRSFQDISEFTDAIEEIQKSSH; via the coding sequence ATGAAATGCGCGTTCTGCGGCAACCCGGACACTCAGGTGATCGACTCCCGCGTCAGCGAGGACGGCAGCAGCATCCGCCGGCGGCGGCGCTGCCCGGCCTGCGACAAGCGTTTCACGACCTTTGAAACCGCCGACGTGCGCATGCCGCAGGTGGTGAAGGCGGCCGGACATCGCTCCGAGTTCGACATCGAGAAAGTGCGCACCAGTTTTCTGCGGGCGCTGCACAAGCGGCCGGTGTCCACCACCCTGGTGGACGAGGCGATAGACCGCATCTGCCACAAGCTGCTGCAGCTGGGCGAGCGCGAGGTGAGCAGCCGCCAGATAGGCGAGATGGTGATGAATGAACTGGCGCGGCTGGACAAGGTGGCCTATGTCCGTTTTGCCTCGGTTTACCGCAGTTTTCAGGATATTTCCGAATTTACCGATGCGATCGAGGAAATCCAGAAGTCATCGCATTGA
- a CDS encoding GNAT family N-acetyltransferase, translating into MSEVSIRPAVPERDAAAVYALIDRYRATLAQWMAGIVKPQSAADTEAFLRLQAQGNEEGRCAHRLILVDGEIAGSCSLHGVSQAHRSARVGYWLADHHVGRGVMRRAMEQLLEHAFHEMGLHRVELGCAPENIRSCKVAESLGFRLEGELRDAQWLNGRFWNMRCYGLLAEEWKKRE; encoded by the coding sequence ATGAGCGAGGTGAGCATTCGTCCGGCCGTGCCGGAGCGCGACGCCGCGGCGGTCTACGCTCTGATCGACCGCTATCGCGCCACCTTGGCGCAATGGATGGCCGGCATCGTCAAGCCGCAATCGGCGGCTGATACCGAGGCTTTTCTGCGGCTGCAGGCCCAGGGGAACGAAGAAGGCCGCTGCGCGCATAGGCTGATTCTTGTCGATGGCGAAATCGCCGGCAGCTGCTCGCTGCATGGCGTCAGCCAGGCGCATCGCTCCGCTCGCGTCGGCTATTGGCTGGCTGACCATCACGTCGGGCGCGGGGTGATGCGGCGGGCGATGGAGCAATTGCTGGAGCACGCCTTCCACGAAATGGGCTTGCATAGGGTGGAGCTGGGCTGCGCGCCGGAAAACATCCGCAGCTGCAAGGTGGCGGAAAGCCTGGGCTTTCGGCTGGAGGGCGAGCTGCGCGACGCGCAGTGGCTGAACGGGCGCTTCTGGAATATGCGTTGTTACGGCCTGTTGGCCGAGGAATGGAAAAAGCGGGAATGA
- the glyA gene encoding serine hydroxymethyltransferase → MFAADQTIAKFDPELAAAIAAECQRQEDHIELIASENYTSPAVMEAQGSQLTNKYAEGYPGKRFYGGCEHVDVVEQLAIDRVKQLFGAEYANVQPHSGSQANQAVYFSILKPGDTVMGMNLGHGGHLTHGSPANLSGKMFNIVAYGLNDKEEIDYDDMERVAMETKPKLIIGGASAYALRFDFERMGQIAKKVGAYFMVDMAHYAGLVAAGLYPNPVPHADFVTSTTHKTLRGPRGGIILARAEFEKSINSNVFPTLQGGPLEHVIAAKAVAFKEALQPEFKAYQEQVIKNAAIMAKTLAERGLRIVSGRTESHVFLVDLRAKGLTGKQADSLLGRAHITVNKNAIPNDPETPFVTSGIRIGSPAITTRGFKEAEAIEVANLVADVLDNPNDDALIARVAEKATALCHRFPVYAK, encoded by the coding sequence ATGTTCGCTGCTGACCAGACGATCGCCAAATTCGACCCCGAACTCGCCGCCGCCATTGCCGCGGAATGCCAACGCCAGGAAGATCACATCGAGCTGATCGCCTCGGAAAACTACACCAGCCCGGCCGTCATGGAAGCCCAAGGCTCCCAGCTGACCAACAAGTACGCCGAAGGTTACCCGGGCAAGCGCTTCTACGGCGGTTGTGAGCATGTGGACGTCGTTGAGCAATTGGCCATCGACCGCGTCAAGCAGCTGTTCGGCGCGGAATACGCCAACGTCCAGCCGCACTCCGGCTCCCAGGCCAATCAGGCGGTGTACTTCTCCATCCTGAAGCCGGGCGACACGGTGATGGGCATGAATCTGGGCCACGGCGGCCACCTGACCCACGGCTCCCCGGCCAACCTGTCCGGCAAGATGTTCAACATCGTCGCCTACGGCCTGAACGACAAGGAAGAAATCGACTACGACGACATGGAGCGCGTGGCGATGGAAACCAAGCCCAAGCTGATCATCGGCGGCGCATCCGCCTACGCCTTGCGCTTCGACTTCGAGCGCATGGGTCAGATCGCCAAGAAAGTAGGCGCTTACTTCATGGTGGACATGGCTCACTACGCCGGCCTGGTGGCCGCGGGCCTGTACCCGAACCCGGTGCCGCACGCCGACTTCGTGACCTCCACCACCCACAAGACCCTGCGCGGCCCGCGCGGCGGCATCATCCTGGCCCGCGCGGAGTTCGAGAAGAGCATCAACAGCAATGTGTTCCCGACGCTGCAAGGCGGCCCGCTGGAGCATGTGATCGCCGCCAAGGCCGTCGCCTTCAAGGAAGCGCTGCAGCCGGAATTCAAGGCGTATCAGGAACAAGTGATCAAGAACGCCGCCATCATGGCCAAGACCCTGGCCGAGCGCGGCCTGCGCATCGTGTCCGGCCGCACCGAGAGCCACGTGTTCCTGGTCGACCTGCGCGCCAAGGGCCTGACCGGCAAGCAAGCCGACTCGCTGCTGGGCCGCGCCCACATCACGGTCAACAAGAACGCCATCCCGAACGATCCGGAAACCCCGTTCGTCACCTCCGGCATCCGCATCGGCTCCCCGGCCATCACCACCCGCGGCTTCAAGGAAGCCGAGGCCATCGAAGTGGCGAATCTGGTCGCCGACGTGCTGGACAACCCGAACGACGACGCGTTGATCGCCCGCGTTGCCGAGAAGGCCACCGCGCTGTGCCACCGTTTCCCGGTGTACGCCAAGTAA
- a CDS encoding carboxypeptidase M32, producing MSNQKAYQSLSQTFQRLHRFGHLGAIASWDQAAMMPPKGNEARAAAQAELQVLMHQLITAPELKAQLQAAEQEALSEQERANLREMRREWAQANLLPAELVEAKALAAARCEHAWRDQRKNNDWQGFLPNFREVLRLAREEAKLLAEANGVSRYDALLDKYEPGMQSADIARIFDDVKSWLPGLIAQVRAKQAGEMVIQPEGPFPVEKQRDLGLEVMGLLGFDFDAGRLDVSNHPFCGGVPEDVRITTRYREDDFVQSLMGIIHETGHARYEQGLPPAWLEQPMGRARSMGIHESQSLSFEMQLGRSRGFLQLIAPLIRRRFGDQPAFAADNLARLYTRVQPGYIRVDADELCYPAHVILRFEIERALINGEIEAEDVPALWDEKMMAYLGMDTRGNYRDGCLQDIHWTDTFGYFPSYTLGAMYAAQYFAVLRQQEPGLDERIAAGDLSPVFDWLSANIWTQGSQWSTDELVRRATGEALNPAHYRAHLEARYLG from the coding sequence ATGTCTAATCAAAAGGCCTATCAGAGCCTGAGCCAAACCTTTCAACGCCTGCATCGCTTTGGCCATCTTGGCGCCATTGCCAGCTGGGACCAGGCGGCGATGATGCCGCCCAAGGGCAATGAGGCCCGCGCCGCGGCCCAGGCCGAGCTGCAAGTGTTGATGCACCAGCTGATCACCGCGCCGGAGTTGAAAGCGCAGCTGCAAGCGGCAGAGCAGGAAGCGCTGAGCGAGCAGGAACGCGCCAACCTGCGCGAGATGCGCCGCGAATGGGCGCAGGCCAATCTGCTGCCGGCGGAGCTGGTGGAGGCCAAGGCCCTGGCCGCCGCGCGTTGCGAGCATGCCTGGCGCGACCAACGCAAGAACAATGATTGGCAGGGCTTCTTGCCCAATTTCCGCGAAGTGCTGCGGCTGGCGCGCGAGGAAGCCAAGCTGCTGGCGGAGGCGAACGGCGTCAGCCGCTACGACGCGCTGCTGGACAAGTACGAGCCCGGCATGCAAAGCGCCGACATCGCGCGCATCTTCGATGACGTCAAGTCCTGGCTGCCCGGCCTGATCGCACAAGTGCGCGCCAAGCAGGCCGGCGAAATGGTGATCCAGCCGGAGGGTCCGTTCCCGGTGGAGAAGCAGCGCGATCTGGGACTGGAAGTGATGGGGCTGTTGGGCTTCGATTTCGACGCCGGCCGGCTGGACGTCAGCAATCACCCATTCTGCGGCGGCGTGCCGGAGGATGTCCGCATCACCACCCGCTATCGCGAAGACGATTTTGTGCAAAGCCTGATGGGCATCATCCACGAGACCGGCCATGCGCGCTATGAACAGGGGCTGCCGCCCGCCTGGCTGGAGCAGCCGATGGGCCGCGCGCGCTCCATGGGCATCCATGAAAGCCAGAGCCTGTCGTTCGAGATGCAGCTGGGCCGCAGCCGCGGCTTCCTGCAGCTGATCGCGCCGCTGATTCGCCGCCGCTTCGGCGATCAGCCTGCCTTTGCCGCCGACAATCTGGCGCGACTGTATACCCGGGTCCAGCCGGGCTATATCCGCGTCGATGCGGACGAATTATGCTACCCGGCCCACGTGATCCTGCGCTTCGAGATCGAGCGCGCGCTGATCAATGGCGAGATCGAGGCGGAGGACGTGCCGGCGCTGTGGGATGAGAAGATGATGGCCTATCTGGGCATGGATACCCGCGGCAACTACCGCGACGGCTGCCTGCAGGATATTCACTGGACGGATACCTTCGGCTATTTCCCCAGCTACACCTTGGGCGCGATGTACGCGGCGCAGTATTTCGCGGTGCTGCGCCAGCAAGAGCCGGGATTGGACGAGCGCATCGCGGCGGGCGACCTGTCGCCGGTGTTCGATTGGCTGAGCGCCAATATCTGGACCCAGGGCAGCCAGTGGAGCACGGACGAACTGGTGCGCCGCGCCACTGGCGAAGCGCTGAATCCGGCGCATTATCGCGCTCACTTGGAGGCGCGCTACCTGGGCTAA
- a CDS encoding GNAT family N-acetyltransferase has translation MTAATLEAIALLPPDVIHAERLFALIDESRASLRAWLPWVDATQTVEDSRQFLAGVAEGARNGGGCACRLIELDGELAGCIDIHGISALNDSGLLGYWLADRFVGRGAMSGAVARMLDLGFGELGLNRLVILAGMDNARSRAVAERLGFALEGVRRDGLRLHGDYHDACQYSMLAREWRARR, from the coding sequence ATGACTGCCGCCACTCTCGAAGCTATTGCCCTGCTGCCGCCCGATGTCATCCACGCCGAGCGGCTGTTTGCCTTGATTGACGAAAGCCGCGCCAGCCTGCGCGCCTGGCTGCCCTGGGTGGACGCCACGCAAACCGTGGAAGACAGCCGGCAATTCCTGGCCGGCGTCGCCGAAGGCGCGCGCAACGGCGGCGGCTGCGCTTGCCGGCTGATCGAGCTGGACGGCGAACTGGCCGGCTGCATAGACATCCACGGCATCAGCGCGCTGAATGATTCAGGCCTGCTGGGCTATTGGCTGGCGGACCGTTTCGTCGGCCGCGGCGCGATGAGCGGCGCGGTGGCGCGGATGCTGGACCTTGGCTTTGGCGAGCTGGGATTGAACCGCCTGGTCATTCTGGCGGGCATGGACAATGCGCGCAGCCGCGCGGTGGCGGAGCGCTTGGGCTTTGCCCTCGAAGGCGTGCGGCGCGACGGGCTCCGTCTGCATGGCGACTATCACGATGCTTGCCAGTACAGCATGCTGGCGCGGGAGTGGAGGGCGCGGCGATGA